In Gemmata obscuriglobus, a single genomic region encodes these proteins:
- a CDS encoding dienelactone hydrolase family protein encodes MPDEMPISRRAFTVTTLAAGFALSTQPVAAETITTDAKDLTAGEVKIPVKDGTVPAYRAAPNKGGPFPTVLVVQEIFGVHEHIKDICRRLAKLGYLAIAPELYARQGDVSKLERDGIMKVVSKVPDSQVMGDLDATVAWAKKDGNGDTAKLGITGFCWGGRIVWLYAAHSKELKAGVAWYGRLTAAGKATELQPKFPIDLAGDLAAPVLGLYGEKDTGIPVKDVEAMRAALKKANKPSEIVLYPDAPHAFYADYRPSYKKDAAEDGWTRLQAWFKKNGVA; translated from the coding sequence ATGCCGGACGAAATGCCGATCAGCCGCCGCGCGTTCACCGTAACGACGCTCGCCGCCGGGTTCGCCCTTTCAACTCAGCCGGTCGCCGCGGAGACGATCACCACCGACGCCAAGGACCTGACCGCCGGGGAGGTGAAAATCCCGGTCAAAGACGGCACCGTGCCGGCGTACCGGGCCGCACCGAACAAGGGCGGACCGTTCCCGACCGTGCTCGTGGTGCAGGAGATCTTCGGCGTCCACGAGCACATCAAGGACATCTGCCGCCGGTTGGCCAAGCTCGGCTACCTCGCCATCGCTCCCGAACTGTACGCCCGCCAGGGCGACGTGTCGAAGCTGGAGCGGGACGGGATCATGAAGGTGGTCTCGAAGGTGCCCGACAGTCAGGTGATGGGCGACCTCGACGCGACGGTCGCGTGGGCCAAGAAGGACGGCAACGGCGACACGGCCAAGCTGGGCATCACCGGGTTCTGCTGGGGCGGGCGCATCGTGTGGCTCTACGCGGCCCACAGCAAGGAACTCAAGGCCGGGGTCGCGTGGTACGGGCGGCTGACCGCCGCCGGAAAGGCAACCGAACTCCAGCCGAAGTTCCCGATCGATTTGGCGGGCGACCTCGCGGCCCCGGTGCTGGGGCTGTACGGGGAGAAGGACACCGGCATCCCGGTCAAGGACGTGGAGGCGATGCGGGCGGCGCTAAAGAAGGCGAACAAGCCGAGCGAGATCGTGCTGTATCCGGACGCCCCGCACGCGTTCTACGCGGACTACCGCCCGAGCTACAAGAAGGACGCGGCCGAAGACGGGTGGACGCGCCTGCAAGCCTGGTTCAAGAAGAACGGCGTGGCGTGA